GTCTGTATCTGACAGATCTTGCGGCGGCGATTGCGCTTTCCGAAGCAGGTATCCCTGTGGATGGCGTGGCAGGCTTTTCTCTGGGGGAACTGCCTGCATTGGCGTTTGCCGGTGCGTATAGCCATCTGGATGGCTTCCGTCTGGCTTGCATCCGCGGCAGAGCTATGGCAAAGGCGGCGGCAGAGCATCCTGCGTCCATGCTTGCGGTCATGAAGCTGGACAATGCAAAAATCGAGGAAATCTGCAAGCAGTTCAAGCAGGTGTATCCCGTAAACTATAATGCGCCCGGTCAGCTTGTTGTGGCAGGGGCGATTGAGGAAATGGATGCCTTCAAGCAGGCGGTGCGTGAAGCAGGCGGCAGAGGTCTGCCCGTAGCAGTCGGCGGTGGGTTCCATTCTCCCTTCATGGATGGAGCAAGCAGGGAATTTTCCGAGGATGCAAGAGAATTTGAGCTGAGAAAGCCCGCGCTGACCGTTTATTCCAACTTTACCACAGAGCCCTATACGGAAAACGTACTGGAATTGATGGAAAATCAGATTAACCACAGTCTGCGTTGGCAGGAAAGCATGGAACGCATGGCGGCAGATGGCTTCGATACCTTCATTGAGGTAGGCATCGGCGATACGCTGAAAAAGCTTATCAAGCGCATCCTGCCCGAAGCAAGGGTATACAGCGTTTCCGATATGGAGGAAATCGAAAAGGTGAAGGAGGAAATGGGATGCTGAAAGGAAAAACAGCAGTCGTAACCGGCGGCTCCAGAGGGATTGGTAAGGCAATTTGCCTGAAATTTGCAGAAAATGGTGCAGATATTGCGTTTTTATATGCGGGCAATACCGTGAAGGCGGAGGAAACCGTAAAGGAATTGGAAGGACTGGGCGTAAAGGCAAAGGCATATCAGTGCAACGTTGCGGATGCAGATGCCGTTGCGGCAGTTGTAAAGGAAATCGTGAAGGATTTCGGCGGCATTCAGATTCTGGTGAATAACGCAGGCATTACGAAGGATAAGCTGGTGCCCATGATGAAGGCGGCAGATTTTGACGCAGTCATTGATACAAACCTCAAGGGCGCATTTTATATGACAAAAGGGGTATATCCTCTTTTCCTGAAGCAGAAGGGCGGCAAGATTATCAATATCAGCTCCGTTTCCGGTCTGACAGGCAACCCCGGGCAGGCAAATTATTCCGCATCCAAGGCAGGGGTAATCGGGCTGACAAAATCCGTTGCAAAGGAACTGGCTTCCAGAGGGGTATGCTGCAATGCAATCGCTCCCGGCTTTATCGCAACGGAAATGACACAGGCATTGGAAAACGATACATTGAAGGATGCCATCCCCATGAAGCGCTTCGGCGAAGCGGAGGAAGTGGCGAAGCTGGCATTGTTCTTAGCGTCGGAACATTCTGATTACATTACAGGCGAGGTCATCCGTATTGATGGCGGTCTGGCATGCTGAATCGGCGCGAAGGAACCGAAAAAGCAGTCGGATTTCGCAGGAAAGGATTGATGAAATGAGACGAGTAGTAGTAACAGGCATCGGCGCAGTGACCCCCGTGGGCAATAACGTGCCGGAATTCTGGGAAGCAATTAAAAACGGAAAAAACGGTATCGCACCCATCACCAGATTTGATGTCAGCGAAAGCAAATATAAGCTGGCGGCAGAGGTGAAGGAGTTTGATCCGACAAAATATATGGATAAGCTGACAGCAAAGAAGCTGGATCGTTTCGTGCAGTTCGCTATGGTGGCAGCCAGCGAGGCGATGACAGACAGTCAGCTGGAAGGCAATATTGAAAAAGAGGATTTGGCGGTTTATTTCGGCAGCGGCATCGGCGGCTTTGAAACGCTTTGCGAAAGCTATGATGTGCTGAGGGAAAAAGGACCTCGCCGTGTTTCTCCTCTGTTCATCCCCAAGATTATCAATAACATTGCGGCAGGCAATATTGCCATTCACTATCAGGCGCAGAATGCCTGTGTTGCGGTTTCTACCGCCTGTGCAACAGGTACAACTGCTATCGGTGAAGGCTACAGAGCCGTTCTGCATGGCTATACCACAGCGGCAATCTGCGGCGGCAGTGAAGCGGCAATCGTTCCGTTGGCAGTGGCAGGCTTCGGCAGCTGCATGGCACTGAATGCATCGGAAGACCCCAATGCGGCATCCCTGCCCTTCGATAAACGCCGTGCAGGCTTCGTTATGGGCGAGGGCGCAGGTGCGGTAATTCTGGAAGAATATGAACACGCAAAGGCGCGCGGCGCAAAAATTTATGCGGAAATCGTAGGCTATGGCTCCACCTGTGATGCACACCATGTAACCGCTCCTGCGGAGGAAGCAATCGCAAGCGGCAAGGCAATCGTAAATGCAATGGCAGGTCTGGAAGGCGTAAAGCCCGAAGAAATTTATATCAATGCACATGGTACAGGCACAGCCTTGAATGATAAAACAGAAACCAGAGCTATCAAAAATGCCTTTGGCGAAGCAGATGCGAAAAAGGTTCACATCAGCTCCACAAAATCCATGACAGGGCACATGCTCGGTGCAGCAGGTGCAGTAGAGGCAATCGCGGCAATTCTGGCAGTGCAGGAGGATGTTATCCCTCCTACCATCAACCTGAAGGAGGCTGACCCTGCGTGTGATTTGGACTACACCCCCAACACAGCGGTCAAGACAACCGTAGAAGCGGCAATGTCCACTTCTCTGGGCTTTGGCGGTCATAATGCCTGTGTTGCATTCAGAAAGATGAGGGGCTGATGAATATGGATACGAATAAAATCAATGATCTGGCGAAGATTCTGCGCCAGAATCAGCTGACAAAATTAGACCTGACAGAGGGGGATACCCGTATCGTTCTGGAAGCAGGCGGCAGACAGGCGGTAGTGGAAATGCCTGTGGTTTCTGTGGAAAACATAGCGGAAGTGCCTGTTGCAGAAGTGCCTTCTGTGGAAAAAGCAGAAGCACCCGCAGGCGTGGAGCAGAAATCCCCGCTGGTGGGTACGGTTTATCTTGCGCCACAGGCAGGGGCAGAGCCCTTTGTGCAGGTGGGCGATAAGGTGAAAAAGGGCGATGTGCTCTGCATTGTTGAATCCATGAAGATGTTCAATAATATCGAAGCAGAGCTGGAAGGCACGATTGCGGCAGTCTGCGTGGATAATGGGCAGATTGTGGAATTCGGTCAGCCCTTGGTTCGCATCCTGCCCGAAAAGGAGGAAAACTGATGAATCAGGAAGAAATCAAAAAAATTCTGCCCCATAGAGATCACATGCTTCTGATTGATGAGGCAGAGCTGAGAGAGGGCAAGGCTTACGGCAAAAAAACCATCCGAGGGGATGAATTTTTCTTGCAGGGGCATTTCCCCGGTAATCCTGTTGTCCCCGGTGTCATTCTCTGCGAAATTCTGGGGCAGAGCGCGTGTGTCCTGCTTTCCGGTGAGGCAGAGGGTATTACCCCCTTCTTTACGGGACTGGATAAGGTGCGCTTTAAAAACCCCGTACATCCGGGGGATGTATTTGAAACAGAATGTACCCTGCTCAAGCATAAGGGGCCCTTCTACTGGGCAGAGGGCAAGGGTTATGTAGACGGTAAGTTGTGTGTCAGTGCAGAGTTTTCCTTTGCACTTATCAAGGAGTGACAGGAAATGTTTTCTAAAATTCTCGTTGCCAACAGAGGCGAAGTGGCAGTCCGCATCATCCGTGCCTGCAAGGAAATGGGCATCGAGACGGTGGCTGTCTATTCCGAGGCGGACAGAAATTCCCTGCCCGTTGCCCTTGCGGATGAGCGTATCTGCATTGGCGGCAATGCGGCGGCAGAGAGCTACTTAAATCAGAAAAATATCATCAGCGCAGCGTTGGCAACCAATGCCGAGGCAATTCACCCCGGCTATGGCTTTCTTTCCGAAAATGCAGGCTTTGCCAAGCTTTGCGAAGAAAACGGCATTGTTTTTATCGGCCCGAAGAGCGAGGTTATCTCTGCCATGGGCGATAAGGATACTTCCCGTCAGCTGATGCAGCAGGTCGGCGTGCCCGTTGTTCCCGGAACGGAGGTTCTTAAGGACGTAGAGGAAGCAAAGAAATATGCCAAGGAAATCGGCTATCCGCTTCTGGTAAAGGCAACGGCAGGCGGCGGCGGCAAGGGCATCCGCGTGGTGGCGAGAGAGGAAGACCTTGAGGATGCCTTCCATACGGCATCGCGTGAAGCGGAGAGTGCCTTCGGCAATGGGGAGGTATTTCTGGAGAAATATCTTACCCATGTGCGCCATGTGGAAATGCAGATTCTGGCAGACCAACAGGGGAACATCCTCTGTCTGGGTGAAAGAGACTGCTCTCTCCAGCTGAATAAGCAGAAGGTGCTGGAGGAAACGCCCAGCCCCGTTATGACAGAGGACATCCGCAGAAAAATGATGGATGCGGCAGTTCTGGCGGCAAAGGCGGCAAATTATACCAATGCAGGCACAGTAGAATTTCTGCTTGCACCCGATGGGCAGTTTTATTTCATCGAAATGAATACCCGTTTGCAGGTGGAGCATCCCATTACGGAGGAAATCAGCGGCGTGGATATCGTGAAATGGCAGATTCGTATTGCCTGTCAGGTGCCCCTGAATATGAAGCAGGAGGATATCCGCCTGCAGGGACACGCCATCGAATGTCGTATCAATGCACGCTCTACAGGCAGAGTGGATTTTCTGCATATTCCCGGCGGCGGCAGAGTGCATTTCGATACTGCGCTTATGCAGGATACCGTCGTGGTTCCCTTCTATGATTCCATGCTTGGCAAGCTGATTGTCCACGCAAACACCAGAGAGGAAGCCATCCGCAGAATGGAGGCATCTCTTTGTGAAATGGTAATCGTTGGGGTAGAAACCAATATCGAGGAGCAGCTGCAGCTCATTCGCAGCAAAATCTTCCAGAAGGGGAATTATGATACCCTCATTCTGGACAAAATTTTGAAAAAGGGGTGATATAAATGAGTAACATTATGGGTTACTTCCGCAAATCCAAAAATGCTTTGGAAAAAGGCGGTATCACACTGAAAAATATAACAGAAGAAAAGGTGCGTTGCCCTATCTGCAAGTCCTATGAAACCAGACGTGCAATTGCGAAGCAGAAGGTGACCTGCCCCCATTGCGGACATCATTTCCGCATCGGCGCAAGAACCAGAATTAAGGCGCTTTGCGATAAGGACAGCTTCCACGAATTATTTTCCAATATCGAAACGATTGACCCGTTGGAATTTCCCGGGTATCAGGATAAAATGGATCGCGGCAGAGCCGTCAGCGGTGAGGAGGAGGGCGTTGTCTGTGGGACAGCCAAGATTCGCCATCAGCGCTGTGCGGTGTTCGTGATGGAGCCCGGCTTTATGATGGGCAGTATGGGCTCTGTTGTCGGCGAAAAAATCGCTCGCCTGTTTGAATATGCCGCAGAGCATGAGCTGCCTGTGGTCGGCTTTACGGCAAGCGGTGGCGCGCGTATGCAGGAGGGGATTCTTTCCCTGATGCAGATGGCAAAAACAAGCGGTGCAGTAGAGCAGCACAGCAAAAAGGGCGGTCTGTATATCACCGTTCTGACAGACCCTACAACCGGCGGCGTAACGGCAAGCTTTGCTATGCTGGGGGATATTATCCTTTCCGAGCCAAACGCAACCATTGGCTTTGCAGGCAGAAGGGTCATCGAGCAGACCACAAAGAAAAAGCTGCCGGAGGATTTCCAGAAGGCAGAATTTCTGCTGGAGCATGGCTTTGTGGATGCCATTGTGCCGAGAACAGAACTGAGAGGAACTTTGGAAAAGCTGCTGCGGCAGCATGGCAGAAAGGAATGACGCGGATGAATGCCTATGAAAAATTACAGACGGCAAGAAGTCAGACCCGCCCGACGGCGCGTTCCTATATCGAAAAGCTGTTTCAGGAGCGGACAGAGCTGCATGGGGACAGAAAATATGCCGATGATGCGGCAATTATCGGCGGCATCGGTATGCTGGGGGATATCCC
This genomic window from Anaerotignum faecicola contains:
- a CDS encoding ACP S-malonyltransferase, whose translation is MGKIAFVFSGQGAQKAGMGKSFYDNNETVKDLFDRAETLRSGTLAQCFSGTAEELKETQNTQPCLYLTDLAAAIALSEAGIPVDGVAGFSLGELPALAFAGAYSHLDGFRLACIRGRAMAKAAAEHPASMLAVMKLDNAKIEEICKQFKQVYPVNYNAPGQLVVAGAIEEMDAFKQAVREAGGRGLPVAVGGGFHSPFMDGASREFSEDAREFELRKPALTVYSNFTTEPYTENVLELMENQINHSLRWQESMERMAADGFDTFIEVGIGDTLKKLIKRILPEARVYSVSDMEEIEKVKEEMGC
- the fabG gene encoding 3-oxoacyl-[acyl-carrier-protein] reductase; the encoded protein is MLKGKTAVVTGGSRGIGKAICLKFAENGADIAFLYAGNTVKAEETVKELEGLGVKAKAYQCNVADADAVAAVVKEIVKDFGGIQILVNNAGITKDKLVPMMKAADFDAVIDTNLKGAFYMTKGVYPLFLKQKGGKIINISSVSGLTGNPGQANYSASKAGVIGLTKSVAKELASRGVCCNAIAPGFIATEMTQALENDTLKDAIPMKRFGEAEEVAKLALFLASEHSDYITGEVIRIDGGLAC
- the fabF gene encoding beta-ketoacyl-ACP synthase II is translated as MRRVVVTGIGAVTPVGNNVPEFWEAIKNGKNGIAPITRFDVSESKYKLAAEVKEFDPTKYMDKLTAKKLDRFVQFAMVAASEAMTDSQLEGNIEKEDLAVYFGSGIGGFETLCESYDVLREKGPRRVSPLFIPKIINNIAAGNIAIHYQAQNACVAVSTACATGTTAIGEGYRAVLHGYTTAAICGGSEAAIVPLAVAGFGSCMALNASEDPNAASLPFDKRRAGFVMGEGAGAVILEEYEHAKARGAKIYAEIVGYGSTCDAHHVTAPAEEAIASGKAIVNAMAGLEGVKPEEIYINAHGTGTALNDKTETRAIKNAFGEADAKKVHISSTKSMTGHMLGAAGAVEAIAAILAVQEDVIPPTINLKEADPACDLDYTPNTAVKTTVEAAMSTSLGFGGHNACVAFRKMRG
- the accB gene encoding acetyl-CoA carboxylase biotin carboxyl carrier protein — translated: MDTNKINDLAKILRQNQLTKLDLTEGDTRIVLEAGGRQAVVEMPVVSVENIAEVPVAEVPSVEKAEAPAGVEQKSPLVGTVYLAPQAGAEPFVQVGDKVKKGDVLCIVESMKMFNNIEAELEGTIAAVCVDNGQIVEFGQPLVRILPEKEEN
- a CDS encoding 3-hydroxyacyl-ACP dehydratase FabZ family protein, translating into MNQEEIKKILPHRDHMLLIDEAELREGKAYGKKTIRGDEFFLQGHFPGNPVVPGVILCEILGQSACVLLSGEAEGITPFFTGLDKVRFKNPVHPGDVFETECTLLKHKGPFYWAEGKGYVDGKLCVSAEFSFALIKE
- a CDS encoding acetyl-CoA carboxylase biotin carboxylase subunit, with the translated sequence MFSKILVANRGEVAVRIIRACKEMGIETVAVYSEADRNSLPVALADERICIGGNAAAESYLNQKNIISAALATNAEAIHPGYGFLSENAGFAKLCEENGIVFIGPKSEVISAMGDKDTSRQLMQQVGVPVVPGTEVLKDVEEAKKYAKEIGYPLLVKATAGGGGKGIRVVAREEDLEDAFHTASREAESAFGNGEVFLEKYLTHVRHVEMQILADQQGNILCLGERDCSLQLNKQKVLEETPSPVMTEDIRRKMMDAAVLAAKAANYTNAGTVEFLLAPDGQFYFIEMNTRLQVEHPITEEISGVDIVKWQIRIACQVPLNMKQEDIRLQGHAIECRINARSTGRVDFLHIPGGGRVHFDTALMQDTVVVPFYDSMLGKLIVHANTREEAIRRMEASLCEMVIVGVETNIEEQLQLIRSKIFQKGNYDTLILDKILKKG
- the accD gene encoding acetyl-CoA carboxylase, carboxyltransferase subunit beta — its product is MSNIMGYFRKSKNALEKGGITLKNITEEKVRCPICKSYETRRAIAKQKVTCPHCGHHFRIGARTRIKALCDKDSFHELFSNIETIDPLEFPGYQDKMDRGRAVSGEEEGVVCGTAKIRHQRCAVFVMEPGFMMGSMGSVVGEKIARLFEYAAEHELPVVGFTASGGARMQEGILSLMQMAKTSGAVEQHSKKGGLYITVLTDPTTGGVTASFAMLGDIILSEPNATIGFAGRRVIEQTTKKKLPEDFQKAEFLLEHGFVDAIVPRTELRGTLEKLLRQHGRKE